The following proteins are co-located in the Hemicordylus capensis ecotype Gifberg chromosome 11, rHemCap1.1.pri, whole genome shotgun sequence genome:
- the LOC128335607 gene encoding uncharacterized protein LOC128335607, producing the protein MTYTGFPRQFSSRIHTASALSLRRRFALCSGGRRGRVPQHARGAPGSRGPKARGAGGQGATPPPLLPPLLFSSAAAGAFQKSSRLRNREPRPLAPSSPPLTSPRWRLRLRERASRQARRRAVKGKESCEFEPVCRQFFFFFSLFFSVFFERQVEQSRQGFLQKSCKRSHQKLPQTQYQYTRCHAELDTQDLGGSLLDEDTGMQLFGFVPYIQPPLDPAARTRAEKPHAVIANAIKQKVNTKLISKGNEIFQHRAILKNRRWALHVGLFKVHPVRNTLILI; encoded by the exons atgacATACACTGGGTTCCCCAGACAG TTTTCCTCACGGATACACACAGCGAGCGCCCTCTCGCTCCGCCGCCGCTTCGCCCTCTGTAGCGGGGGCCGCCGCGGTCGAGTCCCTCAACACGCTCGCGGCGCCCCGGGGTCGCGAGGGCCGAAGGCGCGCGGAGCAGGAGGCCAGGGGGCCactccgccgccgctgctgccgccgcttctCTTCTCCTCAGCGGCTGCGGGAGCTTTTCAAAAGTCCTCCCGACTCCGGAATCGGGAGCCCCGCCCCTTGGCCCCTTCCTCCCCGCCCCTTACGTCACCAAGATGGCGGCTGCGCCTGCGCGAgagggccagcaggcaggcgAGGAGAAGAGCCGTAAAAGGCAAAGAGAGCTGCGAGTTCGAGCCTGTCTGTCgccagttttttttctttttctctctctttttttcagttTTCTTTGAAAGACAAGTTGAG CAAAGCCGCCAAGGTTTTCTGCAAAAATCTTGCAAAAGATCCCATCAAAAGCTGCCTCAAACACAATATCAGTATACCAGATGTCATGCCGAGTTAGACACTCAAGATCTCGGTGGCTCTCTGCTAGATGAAGATACTGGCATGCAGCTTTTTGGCTTTGTTCCGTATATCCAGCCTCCCTTGGATCCAGCAGCGAGAACACGTGCAGAAAAGCCTCATGCGGTCATTGCTAATGCCATCAAGCAAAAGGTCAACACCAAACTAATTTCAAAAGGCAATGAAATCTTTCAGCACAGGGCCATATTAAAAAACAGAAGATGGGCTTTGCATGTCGGCCTCTTTAAAGTTCACCCCGTACGAAACACATTGATCCTCATATAA